One Microcebus murinus isolate Inina chromosome 10, M.murinus_Inina_mat1.0, whole genome shotgun sequence DNA segment encodes these proteins:
- the HOXC13 gene encoding homeobox protein Hox-C13: MTTSLLLHPRWPESLMYVYEDSAAESGGSGGGGGGGGGAGGAGGGCSGASPGKAPSMDGLGSSCPASHCRDLLPHPVLGRPPAPLGAPQGAVYTDIPAPEAARQCAPPPAPPTSSSATLGYGYPFGGSYYGCRLSHNVNLQQKPCAYHPGDKYPEPSGALPADDLSSRAKEFAFYPSFASSYQAMPGYLDVSVVPGISGHPEPRHDALIPVEGYQHWALSNGWDSQVYCSKEQSQSAHLWKSPFPDVVPLQPEVSSYRRGRKKRVPYTKVQLKELEKEYAASKFITKEKRRRISATTNLSERQVTIWFQNRRVKEKKVVSKSKAPHLHST; the protein is encoded by the exons ATGACGACTTCGCTGCTCCTGCATCCGCGCTGGCCGGAGAGCCTTATGTACGTCTATGAGGACAGCGCGGCGGAgagcggcggcagcggcggcggcggtgggggaggcggcggcgcgggcggagCGGGGGGCGGCTGCAGCGGAGCGAGCCCTGGCAAAGCCCCGAGCATGGATGGTCTGGGCAGCAGCTGTCCGGCCAGCCACTGCCGAGACCTGCTTCCGCACCCCGTGCTGGGCCGTCCGCCGGCTCCCCTGGGCGCGCCTCAGGGCGCCGTCTACACGGACATCCCAGCCCCAGAGGCGGCGCGCCAGtgcgccccgccgcccgcgccccccacCTCGTCCAGCGCCACCCTGGGCTATGGCTACCCGTTCGGGGGCAGCTACTACGGTTGCCGCCTGTCGCACAACGTGAACCTACAGCAGAAGCCTTGCGCCTACCACCCGGGCGATAAATACCCGGAGCCGTCGGGCGCCCTGCCCGCTGACGACCTGTCCTCCAGGGCCAAGGAGTTCGCCTTCTACCCCAGTTTCGCCAGCTCCTACCAGGCGATGCCCGGCTACCTGGACGTGTCTGTGGTGCCCGGGATCAGCGGGCACCCGGAGCCGCGTCACGACGCGCTCATCCCCGTCGAAGGCTACCAGCACTGGGCTCTCTCCAATGGCTGGGACAGTCAGGTGTACTGCTCCAAGGAACAGTCGCAGTCCGCCCATCTCTGGAAGTCTCCCTTCCCAG aCGTGGTTCCCCTACAGCCCGAAGTGAGCAGCTACCGACGTGGGCGCAAGAAACGAGTGCCCTACACTAAGGTACAGCTGAAGGAGCTGGAGAAAGAGTACGCGGCTAGCAAGTTCATCACCAAAGAGAAGCGCCGGCGCATCTCGGCCACCACGAACCTCTCCGAGCGCCAAGTCACCATCTGGTTCCAGAACCGGCGGGTCAAAGAGAAGAAGGTGGTCAGCAAATCAAAAGCGCCTCATCTCCACTCCACCTGA
- the HOXC12 gene encoding homeobox protein Hox-C12, producing the protein MGEHNLLNPGFVGPLVNIHTGDTFYFPNFRASGAQLPGLPSLSYPRRDNVCSLPWPSAEPCNGYPQPYLGSPVSLNSPFGRTCELARVEDSKGYYREPCAEGGGGGLKREERGRDPGAGPGAALLQLEPSGPPALGFKYDYAVGGGGGEAGAGAPHDPPSCQSLESDSSSSLLNEGNKGAGAGDPGSLVSPLNPSGGLSASGAPWYPIHSRSRKKRKPYSKLQLAELEGEFLVNEFITRQRRRELSDRLNLSDQQVKIWFQNRRMKKKRLLLREQALSFF; encoded by the exons ATGGGCGAGCATAATCTCCTGAATCCCGGGTTTGTGGGGCCGCTGGTAAACATCCACACGGGAGACACCTTCTACTTCCCTAACTTCCGTGCGTCCGGGGCGCAGCTGCCCGGGCTGCCTTCGCTGTCCTACCCACGCCGCGACAACGTGTGCTCGCTGCCCTGGCCGTCGGCAGAGCCGTGCAATGGCTACCCGCAGCCCTATCTCGGCAGCCCGGTGTCGCTCAACTCTCCTTTCGGCCGCACGTGCGAGCTGGCGCGCGTGGAGGACAGCAAGGGTTACTACCGCGAGCCGTGCGCTgagggcggcggcgggggccTGAAGCGTGAGGAGCGCGGGCGCGATCCGGGAGCCGGGCCCGGGGCAGCGCTGCTGCAGCTGGAGCCGTCGGGGCCGCCTGCGCTCGGCTTCAAGTACGACTACGCAGtgggtggcggcggcggcgaagCCGGCGCAGGAGCCCCGCACGACCCACCCTCCTGCCAGTCGCTGGAATCCGACTCCAGTTCATCTCTGCTCAACGAGGGCAACAAGGGCGCCGGCGCAGGCGACCCGGGCAGTTTGGTGTCGCCGTTGAACCCCAGCGGCGGGCTCTCCGCCAGCG GCGCGCCCTGGTACCCGATCCACAGCCGTTCACGGAAGAAGCGCAAGCCCTATTCGAAGTTGCAACTGGCGGAGCTGGAGGGCGAGTTTCTGGTCAACGAGTTCATCACACGCCAGCGCCGGAGAGAACTCTCAGACCGCTTGAATCTTAGTGACCAGCAGGTCAAGATCTGGTTTCAGAACCggaggatgaaaaagaaaagacttctGTTGAGGGAGCAAGCGCTCTCCTTCTTTTAG